The Deltaproteobacteria bacterium genome segment TACATCCACGGCGGCGGCTGGGTGATCGGGACACTCGACTCCTACGACGCCACTTGCCGCGAGCTCGCGCAGGGCGCGGGCTGCGTCGTGGTGTCGGTCGACTACCGGCTCGCGCCCGAGAATCGCTACCCGGCGGCGCCCGACGATTGTTATGCCGCGCTGAAGTGGGTCGCCGCGAACGCCGCGAGCCTCGGCGCAGACGCGAAGCGCCTCGCGGTGGGCGGCGACAGCGCCGGGGGCAACCTCAGCGCGGTCGTTTCGCAGATGGCGCGCGACAAGGGCGGCCCCGCGATCCGGTTCCAGCTGCTGATCTACCCCGTGACCGACGCCGACTTCACGCGCGGCTCCTACGTCTCGAACGCGGAGGGCTACCTGCTCACGACCGCGTCGATGCATTGGTTCTGGGACCACTACCTGCCCGACAAGGCGAAGCGCGCCGAGGCCTACGCGTCGCCGCTGCGCGCGAAGGACTTGTCAGGGCTGCCCGCCGCATGGGTGTGCACCGCGGAGTTCGATCCGCTGCGCGACGAGGGCGAGGCTTACGCGAAGCGCCTGCAAGACGCGGGCGTCGCGACGCAGCTCACGCGCTTCGACGGCCTGATCCACGGCTTCGTCACGATGGGACTCGTGGCGCCGAAAGCGCAGGCGGCCGTCGACGAGGCAGTCGCGGCGCTCAAGAAGGGGCTCGGCGGCTGACGACCAAGGCCACGCAGCAGGGGCAGCGAGTCGAAGTGCGCAGCGTGGCGGAGGCGCGGCGTCTCGCGGAAGCCGGTGCGCCTTCGCGCGCGCTGCGGGCAACCCGCGCGCTCACGGGCGCGAGCGCCGCGCAGGCGCGCGCTTGGCTGGAAGAGATCCTCGCGCGCGGAAAACGCGCGGGGTTGCCGCTGCGCTTCCGCTGAGCTGCCTGCACGCGCATCAAGACGCCCGCGCTCGCCGCCGATGTAGAGCGGCATGGCGGCACCTCTCGAGATCGACGACACGCTGTTCGCGGCGATCACCGAGAGCCGCCTCGCGCTGCGCGTGCCCGTGCCGCTCGAGCTGGTCGTGTGGGACGGACTGCGTTCGAGGCGCGGCGAAGTGCTCGACATCTCGCTGACCGGCGCGCGCGTGCGCTTCGCGGAGCCCATCACTACGGATCGGCGCCCGTGGATCTGGCTCCCCGCCGGGCTCGGCGCTGCGTATCCGCAACCGATCGGCGTCGAGGTGGCGTGGTCGGACGCGCTCCCCGGCGCGCCTACCGGACACTGCCAGGTCGGCGTGCGCTTCCGCAGCTTTCCGCTCGGCGGGCGCGAGCGACTCGCACGCGTGCTCGCGGATCTCGTGGGGCGCGTCCCCGAGGCCGCGCAGATCGAGGAACCGGCCGACCGCCGCGCCGCTCCGCGCCACGCGTTCGAGCGCCGCATCATCGCGCGCGGGAAGGGCACGCCCCTCGTGCTGTTGGGGCGCGACCTCTCCGCGGGCGGGCTGTGCGTCGAGACGCGCCGCGCGCTCGCGATCGGCGACCGACTCCAGCTTGCCCTTCACGCCGGCGGCGAAGTCCCGCTCGTGATGCAGGCCGAGGTCGTGCGCGCGATCGGCGACGAGCGCTGGGGCCTCGCGTTTCGCGAGGTCAGCAGCGCGCAGCAGCTGCGCCTCGAGCAGATTCTGCGCGATCAGCTCTCGCCGCACGTCGGCCAGAACGCGCTGCTCGTGAGCGAGGTCCCCGCCTAGCTCGCTGGCAACGAGGCCGACCTGGATGCGGCGACCGGAGCCGGGGCCCAGCTCGCTCGGCTTCGCCTCGCTGCGCGCTGCGCTCGCTAGCGGAACAGGCGCGAGATCGAGCTGCCGTCGTGGATGGCGCGAATCGCGTCGGCGAATAGGCGCGCCACCGACAGCACGTGGACCTTGTCCACGCGTTTCTCCGGCGGCAGCGGCAGTGAGTCCGTCACGATCAGCGATTTCAGTGGCGAAGCCTCGAGACGCGGGATCGCCTTGCCCGAGAGCACTCCGTGCACGCACGCGGCCTCGACCGAGAGCGCGCCGCGCTGCAGCACGAACTGCGTCGCCTCCATCAGCGTGCCGCCCGTCGCGATCTCGTCGTCGATGATGAGCGCGTGCTTGCCCTCGACCTCGCCGATCAGGTTCGTGGCGCGCGCGTTGTCGTCGTCGCCGTAGCGGCGCTTGTCGACGATCGCGATCGGAAGGTTCAGCCGGTTGGCGTAGGCCCCGATCTCCTTCGACTCGCCGACGTCGCCGGCGACGAGCACGTAGTTCGAGAGATCGCGCGTCGAGCGCAGGTGGTCGCACAGGATCGGCGCGGCGTTGAGCTGGTCCGTGGGCATTCGGAAGAAGCCCTGCACCTGCGGCGAGTGCAGGTCCATCGTGAGCACGCGGTCCGCGCCGGCGGTCTCCAACAAGTCGGCCATCAGCCGTGCGGTGATCGAGATGCGCGGCCGGTCCTTCTTGTCCGAGCGCGTGTAAGGGAAGTAGGGGAGCACCGCGGTGATGCGGCCCGCGCTCGCGTGCTTGAGCGCGTCGATCGTGATGAGCAGCTCGACGATGCCGTCGGAGACCGGCGCGCACGAGGGTTGGATCACGAACACGTCCGCCTCGCGCACGTTCTCTTCGATCTGCACGAGCATGTTCTCGTTCGAGAAGCGCACCACGCTCGACGGGCAGAGATCGATCCCGAGGTGCCTGCAGATGTCGCGCGCCAGCTGCGGGTGCGCGGTGCCGCTGATGACCTTGATGTTGCCGATCATGCGTTCCCCCCGCGCGCTCGGCGTTCTCCGAATACACGAATCACAAGGAGAGCGCGCGGCGCGATCCTATCACCGGCCTCGCGCGCCAGCCGCAGAAACCTTCGCCCAAGAGTCGCGGAGTCCGACGGTGCGGTTGAAGACGGGCGCACCCGGGCGCGAGTCGGGGTCGGCGCAGAAGTAGCCCGTGCGCTCGAACTGCACGCGCAGCCCGGCGGCAACGTCCGCGAGACTCGGCTCGACGTACGCGCGCGCGAGCACTTCGAGCGAGGCGGGGTTCAGGTCCGCGAGAAAGTCGCCGTCGTGAGCCGAGCCGGGCTCCGCCGCGCTGAAGAGCGTGTCGTAGAGCCGCACCTCTGCGGCCGCCGCGTGCTGCGCCGAGACCCAGTGCAGCGTGCCCTTCACCTTGCGCCCGTCCGGCGAATCGCCGCCGCGCGTCGCGGGGTCGTACGTGCAGCGCACACTCGTGATCTCGCCCGCCGCGTTCTTCTCCACGCCCACGCACTTCACGAAGTAGGCGTATCGCAGGCGCACCTCGTTGCCGGGGTAGAGGCGGTGGAAGCCATTCGGCGGCGTTTCCTCGAAGTCCTCGCGCTCGATCCACAGCTCGCGCGCGAACGGCACTTTGCGCGCGCCCGCGCTCGCGTCTTCGGGGTTGTTGATCGCGTCGAGCTCTTCGCCGGGGCCTTCGGGGTAGTTCTCGATCACGAGCTTCAGCGGGCGCAGCACGGCCATGCGGCGCGGTGCGGTCTTGTTCAGGTGCTCGCGGATCTCGAACTCGAGGCGCGCGAGCTCGATCACGTTGTCGCGCTTCTGGAGGCCGACGCCGCTGGCGAAGCTGCGAATCGACTCGGGCGTGTAGCCGCGCCGGCGCAATCCCGCGATCGTCGGCATGCGCGGATCGTCCCAGCCGCGCACGCGCCCGTCGTCGACGAGCTGCTTCAGGAAGCGCTTGCTCATCACGGTGTGCGAGAGGTTGAGCCGCGCGAACTCGATCTGCTGCGGGCGCGGCTCGGGCAAGTCGAGCGCGGCCAGGATCCACTCGTAGAGCGGCCGGCGCGGCTTGAACTCGAGCGAGCAGAGCGAGTGCGTGATGCCCTCGATCGCGTCCGAGAGCGAGTGCGCGAAGTCGTACATCGGGTAGACGCGCCAGGTGGTGCCGGTGCGGTGATGGGGTGCATCGACGACGCGGTAGATGATCGGGTCGCGCATCGGCATGTCCGGCGAGGCCATGTCGATCTTCGCGCGCAGCGTGCGCTCGCCGGGGCGCGACTCGCCGCGCGACATCGCGGCGAACAGCGCGAGGTTCTCGTCGACCGAGCGCGTTCGATGCGGGCTGTTCCGGCCCGGCTCGGTGAGCGTGCCGCGG includes the following:
- a CDS encoding alpha/beta hydrolase; translation: MSLDPVIKTLLDGMAAAGGPALGSQDVAATRAAFDNMPLPKKEIALASVENRKIPGPAGEIPIRIYQPHGAGVKPVLVYIHGGGWVIGTLDSYDATCRELAQGAGCVVVSVDYRLAPENRYPAAPDDCYAALKWVAANAASLGADAKRLAVGGDSAGGNLSAVVSQMARDKGGPAIRFQLLIYPVTDADFTRGSYVSNAEGYLLTTASMHWFWDHYLPDKAKRAEAYASPLRAKDLSGLPAAWVCTAEFDPLRDEGEAYAKRLQDAGVATQLTRFDGLIHGFVTMGLVAPKAQAAVDEAVAALKKGLGG
- a CDS encoding PilZ domain-containing protein, whose product is MAAPLEIDDTLFAAITESRLALRVPVPLELVVWDGLRSRRGEVLDISLTGARVRFAEPITTDRRPWIWLPAGLGAAYPQPIGVEVAWSDALPGAPTGHCQVGVRFRSFPLGGRERLARVLADLVGRVPEAAQIEEPADRRAAPRHAFERRIIARGKGTPLVLLGRDLSAGGLCVETRRALAIGDRLQLALHAGGEVPLVMQAEVVRAIGDERWGLAFREVSSAQQLRLEQILRDQLSPHVGQNALLVSEVPA
- a CDS encoding ribose-phosphate pyrophosphokinase, coding for MIGNIKVISGTAHPQLARDICRHLGIDLCPSSVVRFSNENMLVQIEENVREADVFVIQPSCAPVSDGIVELLITIDALKHASAGRITAVLPYFPYTRSDKKDRPRISITARLMADLLETAGADRVLTMDLHSPQVQGFFRMPTDQLNAAPILCDHLRSTRDLSNYVLVAGDVGESKEIGAYANRLNLPIAIVDKRRYGDDDNARATNLIGEVEGKHALIIDDEIATGGTLMEATQFVLQRGALSVEAACVHGVLSGKAIPRLEASPLKSLIVTDSLPLPPEKRVDKVHVLSVARLFADAIRAIHDGSSISRLFR
- a CDS encoding glutamine--tRNA ligase/YqeY domain fusion protein, with amino-acid sequence MSAAAEPSKPLDFIRQIIRDDLASGKHASVVTRWPPEPNGYLHIGHAKAICLNFGVAQEFGGRCHMRFDDTNPAAESDEFVAAQQQDVRWLGFDWGSHLHFTSDYFPRLHAFAVDLIRRGKAFVCDLSSEEIEAHRGTLTEPGRNSPHRTRSVDENLALFAAMSRGESRPGERTLRAKIDMASPDMPMRDPIIYRVVDAPHHRTGTTWRVYPMYDFAHSLSDAIEGITHSLCSLEFKPRRPLYEWILAALDLPEPRPQQIEFARLNLSHTVMSKRFLKQLVDDGRVRGWDDPRMPTIAGLRRRGYTPESIRSFASGVGLQKRDNVIELARLEFEIREHLNKTAPRRMAVLRPLKLVIENYPEGPGEELDAINNPEDASAGARKVPFARELWIEREDFEETPPNGFHRLYPGNEVRLRYAYFVKCVGVEKNAAGEITSVRCTYDPATRGGDSPDGRKVKGTLHWVSAQHAAAAEVRLYDTLFSAAEPGSAHDGDFLADLNPASLEVLARAYVEPSLADVAAGLRVQFERTGYFCADPDSRPGAPVFNRTVGLRDSWAKVSAAGARGR